In the Candidatus Baltobacteraceae bacterium genome, one interval contains:
- a CDS encoding aldo/keto reductase has product MIRLGRSGLSVSRICLGTMTFGAQADAAASNKIMDIAAERGVNFIDTANAYPLPPSPQTMGKSEEFVGAWLKGKRERFILASKGNNVIGPGPNEGGNSRTHLMRALDDSLRRLQTDYVDIYYLHHPDPQTPLDEAIEALDDMRTAGKIRYSAVSNMPSWQLSYWTGWSAEHNRARFACVQPRYNMLYRAIESELIPAAAACDVAVVIYNPLAAGMLTGKYKPGAKPAEGRFSFSGPSGERYRTRYYQDEMLRLVQELSDDVGKRGKSLTHVALRWTLDQPGIACAIVGASKPEQIADSLGAAEIKLDDADRAACDAIWYRLPRRRPQEDR; this is encoded by the coding sequence ATGATTCGCCTCGGGCGCAGCGGGTTGAGCGTTTCGCGCATTTGTCTTGGAACGATGACGTTCGGAGCTCAGGCAGACGCAGCCGCTTCAAATAAGATCATGGACATCGCCGCCGAGCGCGGTGTGAATTTCATCGATACCGCTAATGCATATCCGTTGCCCCCGAGCCCGCAGACGATGGGCAAGAGCGAAGAATTCGTCGGCGCGTGGCTCAAAGGCAAACGCGAGCGCTTCATCCTCGCGAGCAAGGGCAACAACGTTATCGGTCCAGGGCCCAACGAAGGCGGGAATTCGAGAACGCATCTCATGCGAGCACTCGACGATTCGCTCCGTCGCTTGCAGACAGATTATGTCGATATTTACTATCTCCATCATCCCGATCCACAAACGCCGCTCGACGAGGCGATCGAAGCGCTCGACGACATGCGTACGGCGGGAAAGATCCGCTACTCGGCGGTCAGCAACATGCCTTCATGGCAGCTCTCGTATTGGACGGGATGGAGCGCGGAACACAATCGCGCGCGCTTCGCCTGCGTGCAACCCCGCTACAACATGTTGTACCGAGCTATCGAAAGCGAGCTCATTCCGGCTGCCGCTGCATGCGATGTCGCGGTCGTCATCTACAATCCGCTTGCGGCCGGAATGCTCACCGGCAAATACAAGCCGGGTGCAAAACCGGCGGAAGGGCGATTCAGCTTTTCAGGACCGTCGGGCGAGCGTTATCGCACGCGCTACTATCAGGATGAAATGTTGCGTCTTGTGCAAGAGCTTTCCGATGATGTCGGCAAACGCGGCAAAAGCCTCACGCACGTTGCGCTGCGATGGACTCTCGATCAGCCAGGTATCGCTTGCGCAATCGTCGGCGCCAGCAAGCCGGAACAGATCGCGGATTCACTCGGTGCCGCCGAAATAAAGCTCGACGATGCCGATCGCGCAGCCTGCGATGCGATCTGGTATCGTCTGCCACGCCGGCGCCCCCAAGAGGACCGCTAA